One region of Synechococcus elongatus PCC 11801 genomic DNA includes:
- the recJ gene encoding single-stranded-DNA-specific exonuclease RecJ gives MQRTWRSPARVDLPFGWLQQVKQVYPKPYAHILAQLIWQRQLATPASLAGFLEPDRYQPTGPEAFGIEMEWAIARLQQAYGNPDDRLLIWGDFDADGLTATAVLWEGLGQYFPQSERLFWTIPDRLQQSHGLNIEGLEQAIADGTTLVITCDTGCGDAELLEWAHDRGLDVIITDHHTLLPERPPVTALINPRQFPTDHPLATLSGVAVAYKLVEALYTALPLPDVQPLEHLLDLVAIGLIADLVELRGDCRYLAQQGLQQLQQLSQVRPQASRRPGITELLNCCKRQGDRPSDIRFGIGPRLNAVSRLQGKADLALQLLTGCDPQAGIRLAHQVEELNQRRQRLQRDLLRELEPQIQQQRDRTALVLVGEGWHGGLLGLVAGQVAHREEKPTLVLSLDPPGTEPRLARGSARSIPGLNLYELLADQRSLLLRFGGHPQAAGLSLANEHLPILRDALEQRLHLHPPDRHLAAIAPEVTVTVADLDRPLFRALYALEPCDRLPQLEIRRCRLQQQRPSYVGSGLYRRQYWIFQITDDSGAIAAGQYWPESNAETLPPEGDRCDLVIELDLRTAAGDQSRRELVARLLAWRPHQTAPSDPEPMLLDWRSQRPDSAIAAHVVTTCPWSWEELALQWQQAQRLQQPLALAYPPPEVEDLERAWRQWLGVLRSLAQRSQPVSWSSLSDRLGWPIDFLKKSLQIGEPLGYHWQISSEGVLLTWPNWAQLDWQTPQVRQTHHQWQRLLREWQRQRQFFGEASLQTLAAGLHDRYNLRTSEPA, from the coding sequence ATGCAGCGGACTTGGCGATCGCCTGCTCGGGTCGATCTACCGTTTGGCTGGCTCCAGCAGGTCAAGCAGGTCTATCCCAAACCCTACGCTCACATCCTTGCCCAGCTGATTTGGCAGCGACAACTGGCCACGCCAGCGTCGCTCGCAGGATTCCTTGAACCCGATCGCTATCAGCCAACAGGCCCTGAAGCTTTTGGCATCGAAATGGAGTGGGCGATCGCCCGGTTGCAGCAAGCCTATGGCAATCCTGACGATCGCCTTTTGATCTGGGGCGATTTTGATGCAGATGGACTGACCGCTACGGCAGTGCTTTGGGAAGGACTAGGGCAATACTTCCCGCAATCGGAACGTCTGTTTTGGACGATTCCCGATCGCCTCCAGCAATCCCATGGTTTGAACATTGAGGGACTAGAGCAGGCGATCGCTGACGGCACCACCCTCGTGATTACCTGTGACACGGGCTGCGGCGATGCAGAGCTGTTGGAGTGGGCCCACGATCGTGGATTGGATGTGATCATCACCGATCACCACACGCTGCTGCCCGAACGACCACCAGTCACAGCTCTGATCAATCCCCGTCAGTTCCCGACCGATCATCCGCTCGCGACCCTCTCCGGGGTTGCCGTTGCGTACAAACTTGTGGAAGCACTCTACACAGCTCTACCACTACCTGACGTACAGCCTTTAGAACACTTGCTCGATCTCGTGGCGATCGGTTTGATTGCGGATCTCGTTGAGCTAAGAGGCGACTGTCGCTATCTCGCGCAGCAGGGATTGCAGCAGCTTCAGCAACTCTCCCAAGTGCGGCCTCAAGCTAGTCGACGTCCTGGCATCACGGAACTTCTGAATTGCTGCAAACGCCAAGGCGATCGCCCCAGTGATATCCGCTTTGGCATCGGGCCGCGATTGAATGCGGTCAGCCGTTTGCAGGGCAAGGCCGATTTGGCGCTGCAACTGCTCACCGGTTGTGATCCACAGGCAGGCATTCGCCTTGCTCATCAAGTTGAAGAACTCAACCAACGGCGGCAACGGTTACAACGCGATTTGCTGCGGGAGTTAGAGCCACAAATTCAGCAACAGCGCGATCGCACTGCCCTAGTCCTTGTCGGAGAAGGGTGGCATGGAGGTCTTTTGGGGCTAGTGGCTGGTCAGGTAGCTCACCGCGAAGAGAAGCCGACCCTTGTGCTGAGCCTCGATCCACCAGGAACAGAACCTCGGCTAGCTCGGGGATCGGCGCGTTCGATCCCCGGTCTCAACCTTTATGAATTGCTCGCTGATCAGCGATCGCTCTTGCTTCGCTTTGGTGGGCACCCCCAAGCAGCGGGTCTTAGCCTAGCCAACGAACATCTGCCCATTCTGAGAGATGCACTGGAGCAACGCCTGCACCTGCATCCGCCCGATCGCCACTTAGCCGCGATCGCCCCAGAGGTCACGGTCACGGTAGCCGATCTCGATCGCCCGCTGTTCCGTGCCCTCTATGCCTTAGAACCCTGCGATCGTCTGCCGCAATTAGAAATCCGGCGTTGCCGCTTGCAACAACAACGACCAAGTTACGTTGGTTCAGGACTCTACCGCCGCCAGTATTGGATCTTTCAGATCACCGATGACAGCGGCGCGATCGCTGCAGGCCAGTACTGGCCAGAGAGCAATGCCGAGACCTTACCTCCAGAAGGCGATCGCTGCGACCTTGTAATTGAGCTAGATCTCCGCACTGCTGCCGGTGATCAAAGCCGGCGGGAATTGGTTGCGCGTTTGCTGGCTTGGCGACCGCACCAGACTGCTCCGTCAGATCCAGAACCGATGCTGTTGGACTGGCGATCGCAGCGACCTGATTCGGCGATCGCAGCTCATGTAGTCACTACCTGTCCGTGGAGCTGGGAGGAGCTTGCCTTGCAGTGGCAACAAGCCCAACGACTGCAGCAGCCTTTAGCGCTGGCTTATCCACCGCCTGAAGTGGAAGATCTCGAGCGCGCTTGGCGACAATGGCTGGGGGTGTTGCGGTCTCTGGCTCAGCGATCGCAACCCGTCAGCTGGTCAAGTTTGAGCGATCGCCTCGGCTGGCCGATCGATTTCCTCAAAAAGAGCTTGCAGATCGGTGAACCCTTGGGCTATCACTGGCAAATCAGTTCAGAGGGTGTGCTGCTTACTTGGCCTAACTGGGCGCAGTTAGATTGGCAAACTCCCCAAGTCCGCCAGACTCACCACCAGTGGCAGCGACTCCTGCGAGAATGGCAGAGACAGCGGCAGTTCTTCGGCGAGGCTTCCTTGCAGACGCTAGCCGCAGGACTTCACGATCGCTATAATCTCCGCACTTCCGAGCCGGCCTAG
- a CDS encoding LptF/LptG family permease — MTTPDLSLAAPPTRSKPSFRLPWWDRISIMDRYILREMLGPFLFGVGAFTSVGLSIGVVFELVRQVTEAGLPLAVAGQVFLLKMPDFLVLAFPMSMLLSALMAYNRLSSDSELIALRSCGISSYRFILPGILMSIVVTGITFAFYESVVPAANFQAQVTLQTALNQTRPQLEEKNNIVYQQFDRETSELARIFYARRYDGERMRGLTILDFTRGELSQIISAETGVWHPEDQLWEFRDGTIYGVAPDGSYSGIATFKSQEFTIPETPLSIASQSRDETQMNATQIWQYLRVLRQTNNTADIRKWEVRLQQKLALPFVCIAFGLIGASLGTAPNQRTGRATGFGISVLIIFSYYLLAFVTGALGINGTLPTILAGWFPWLLGMGVGIYLLRQTAR; from the coding sequence ATGACTACTCCAGATCTCAGTCTTGCGGCACCGCCAACCCGGTCTAAGCCGAGCTTTCGACTGCCTTGGTGGGATCGAATCTCGATCATGGACCGCTACATCCTGCGGGAGATGTTGGGGCCCTTTCTGTTTGGGGTCGGAGCCTTCACCTCCGTTGGGCTTTCCATTGGTGTTGTCTTTGAGCTGGTGCGGCAAGTCACCGAAGCTGGGCTCCCCCTTGCGGTTGCCGGTCAGGTCTTTTTGCTGAAAATGCCAGACTTTCTAGTCTTGGCATTTCCGATGTCGATGCTGCTGTCAGCTTTGATGGCCTACAACCGGCTGTCGAGCGACAGTGAACTGATTGCACTGCGCAGCTGTGGCATCAGCAGCTACCGGTTTATTTTGCCGGGGATCCTGATGAGTATTGTGGTCACGGGTATTACCTTTGCTTTTTATGAGTCCGTGGTGCCGGCCGCCAACTTTCAGGCGCAAGTGACGCTGCAAACAGCGCTCAACCAGACGCGGCCTCAGCTCGAAGAAAAAAACAACATTGTCTATCAGCAATTCGATCGTGAAACCTCGGAACTAGCACGGATCTTCTATGCCCGCCGCTACGATGGCGAGCGGATGCGAGGTCTGACGATTCTGGATTTTACCCGTGGGGAACTGAGTCAGATCATCTCTGCGGAGACAGGGGTTTGGCATCCCGAGGATCAACTCTGGGAGTTTCGGGACGGCACTATCTACGGCGTTGCTCCAGATGGTTCCTACAGCGGTATCGCTACTTTCAAGTCACAGGAGTTCACGATTCCAGAGACACCGCTCAGTATCGCCAGCCAAAGCCGCGACGAGACTCAGATGAATGCAACGCAAATCTGGCAATATTTGCGCGTTCTTCGCCAGACCAATAACACTGCTGATATTCGCAAGTGGGAAGTACGCTTGCAGCAGAAATTGGCATTACCTTTCGTCTGTATCGCCTTTGGATTGATTGGTGCGAGTTTGGGAACTGCACCTAACCAACGCACGGGCCGTGCGACGGGCTTTGGTATCAGCGTGCTGATTATCTTTTCCTACTACCTCCTTGCCTTTGTCACCGGCGCTCTGGGCATCAATGGCACATTGCCGACGATTCTGGCAGGCTGGTTCCCGTGGCTCTTGGGGATGGGTGTGGGGATTTACCTACTGCGTCAAACGGCACGCTAG
- a CDS encoding S41 family peptidase, producing the protein MSLFSRLRVSVYGSALLAASGAVCIGVSAEHARAFPWQDSPKVVLDQAWQLIDREYVDPTFNRQDWQAVRRELLSRNYGSSEEAYAALRSALRRLDDPYTRFLPPEQFKTLTEQTAGESSGIGIEIVPDSKDSRPQIRAILDNSPASQSDLRVGDRILSVNDESTRELTLDEVRNRLQGSVGSELSLKLQRGDRIFSVKLVRAQIEIPSVNAELRQHGGRAVGYIQLKEFTAHAAREMRTAIRDLDDKGVDSYVLDLRGNPGGLLYSSIEIARMWLNNGAIVKTVDRNGKSETINANNSALTNKPLAVLVDQNSASSSEILVGALKDNNRAVVIGRQTFGKALVQSVHTLADGSGLAVTVAHYYTPNGTDLGNRGIQPDVEVRLNQRQQALQRSDPSFLGSNQDPTYGQAIATLERRTAETTPTPAVPSQLSQRPSEIQP; encoded by the coding sequence ATGTCGCTGTTCAGTCGCCTTCGTGTTTCGGTTTACGGTTCGGCTCTGTTGGCTGCTAGTGGTGCTGTCTGCATCGGAGTTTCAGCGGAACATGCCCGAGCTTTTCCTTGGCAGGACAGTCCTAAGGTCGTGCTCGACCAAGCTTGGCAGTTGATCGACCGCGAATATGTCGACCCGACTTTCAATCGCCAAGATTGGCAGGCTGTGCGGCGCGAACTACTCAGTCGCAACTATGGCTCCAGTGAAGAAGCCTATGCAGCCTTGAGATCGGCTCTGCGTCGCCTTGATGATCCCTACACGCGTTTCCTGCCGCCCGAACAATTCAAAACTTTGACGGAGCAAACAGCTGGCGAATCCTCGGGCATTGGCATTGAGATTGTGCCCGACAGCAAAGATAGTCGTCCGCAGATTCGGGCCATTCTGGATAATTCACCAGCGAGCCAAAGCGATCTCCGTGTCGGCGATCGCATTTTGTCAGTCAACGATGAATCCACGCGTGAGCTGACCTTAGATGAAGTCAGAAACCGGCTGCAGGGCAGTGTCGGGAGTGAACTGAGTCTTAAACTGCAGCGGGGCGATCGCATCTTTTCAGTCAAACTAGTCCGCGCCCAAATTGAAATTCCCAGTGTCAACGCAGAACTTCGGCAACATGGCGGGCGGGCTGTTGGCTACATCCAGCTCAAGGAGTTTACGGCTCATGCGGCCCGTGAAATGCGGACAGCCATCCGCGACCTTGACGACAAAGGTGTCGATTCCTATGTGCTGGATCTGCGAGGCAACCCGGGTGGACTGCTCTACTCCAGCATCGAAATTGCCCGCATGTGGCTGAACAATGGCGCAATCGTCAAAACTGTCGATCGCAATGGCAAATCAGAGACGATCAACGCCAATAACAGTGCCCTGACCAACAAACCCCTCGCAGTCTTGGTCGATCAGAACTCTGCTAGCTCCAGCGAAATCCTCGTTGGCGCTCTGAAAGACAACAATCGAGCCGTGGTCATTGGCCGTCAGACCTTCGGAAAAGCGCTCGTGCAATCTGTGCATACCCTTGCCGATGGCTCGGGCTTAGCGGTGACAGTTGCCCACTATTACACGCCCAATGGCACTGATCTGGGCAATCGCGGCATTCAGCCGGATGTCGAAGTCCGGCTTAACCAACGGCAGCAAGCCCTGCAGCGTAGTGATCCCAGCTTCCTCGGCTCCAACCAAGATCCCACCTATGGGCAAGCGATCGCGACCTTGGAGCGCCGGACTGCAGAGACGACTCCCACGCCAGCCGTGCCTTCGCAGTTGAGCCAGCGTCCCAGCGAGATCCAGCCTTGA
- a CDS encoding LptA/OstA family protein, producing the protein MTAAIRRLFWGVSLLAAIAPASWSFAQTPSSPAPAQQDQSLTLLSDIQEANSKTGVVTARGNVVILYPARQLRATAAQAQYFSRERRIILTGNVYVQQEGGNSLRGETVTYLIETGKFVALPTPQGQVQSIYNLDSAESP; encoded by the coding sequence ATGACAGCGGCAATTCGGCGACTGTTTTGGGGTGTGAGCCTGCTTGCGGCGATCGCGCCTGCAAGCTGGAGCTTTGCGCAAACGCCGAGTAGTCCTGCGCCCGCTCAGCAAGATCAAAGCCTCACGCTGCTGTCAGACATTCAAGAAGCTAACTCTAAAACCGGCGTTGTTACTGCTCGTGGCAACGTGGTGATTCTCTATCCTGCCCGTCAACTGCGGGCGACAGCCGCTCAAGCCCAGTATTTCTCACGGGAGCGACGCATTATCTTGACCGGTAATGTCTACGTCCAGCAGGAAGGGGGCAACTCGCTGCGGGGCGAAACGGTGACCTATTTGATCGAAACCGGCAAGTTTGTTGCCCTGCCCACTCCCCAAGGACAGGTGCAATCGATCTATAACCTCGATAGTGCTGAGTCTCCCTAG
- the ccsB gene encoding c-type cytochrome biogenesis protein CcsB — MNLVSLQNSLDNATFAVLLPTLLCYWTAVAFPNLKALPAIGTAGMAIANLCMAALLGARWIEAGYFPISNLYESLFFLAWGLTAVHLLAEKLSGSRLVGAATSPLALGIVAFAAFTLPTDMRQAEPLVPALKSNWLMMHVSVMMVSYAALLVGSLLSVAFLVVTRGQAIELRGSSVGTGSFRQVKLNRASELAIASAESAGNGGTAVLEKPVLQLAPEQLSLADTLDNVSYRVIGLGFPLLTIGIIAGAVWANEAWGSYWSWDPKETWALITWLVFAAYLHARITRGWQGRRPAVLATIGFGVVWVCYLGVNLLGKGLHSYGWFF, encoded by the coding sequence ATGAACCTGGTCAGTCTTCAGAACAGTCTGGATAACGCGACGTTTGCCGTGTTATTACCTACGTTGCTCTGCTACTGGACGGCAGTGGCTTTCCCGAATCTCAAAGCACTACCAGCGATCGGGACGGCTGGCATGGCGATCGCGAATCTCTGCATGGCAGCTCTCCTTGGTGCGCGCTGGATTGAAGCAGGCTACTTCCCGATCAGCAACCTGTATGAGTCACTCTTCTTTTTGGCTTGGGGACTGACGGCGGTTCATCTGCTGGCCGAAAAGCTAAGCGGCAGCCGCTTAGTGGGTGCGGCGACCTCACCGCTGGCACTTGGAATCGTGGCTTTTGCTGCTTTCACGCTGCCGACCGACATGCGGCAGGCTGAGCCGCTGGTGCCGGCGCTGAAATCGAACTGGCTGATGATGCATGTCAGCGTGATGATGGTTAGCTACGCCGCATTGCTCGTGGGTTCGCTGCTGAGCGTGGCTTTTCTGGTCGTGACCCGTGGGCAGGCGATCGAATTGCGGGGCAGTTCCGTCGGCACGGGCAGTTTCCGGCAGGTCAAGCTCAATCGAGCCAGTGAACTCGCGATCGCTTCTGCAGAGTCTGCTGGTAATGGGGGCACGGCAGTCCTTGAGAAACCTGTTCTTCAACTTGCGCCTGAACAGCTCAGCTTGGCCGACACCCTCGACAACGTCAGCTATCGCGTCATTGGTCTAGGCTTCCCGCTGCTGACGATCGGGATTATCGCCGGTGCGGTTTGGGCGAATGAAGCCTGGGGTTCCTATTGGAGCTGGGATCCGAAAGAGACATGGGCTTTGATCACTTGGTTGGTGTTTGCCGCCTACCTGCACGCTCGCATTACCCGCGGTTGGCAGGGTCGCCGTCCAGCGGTTTTAGCAACGATCGGTTTTGGCGTGGTCTGGGTCTGCTATTTGGGTGTGAACTTGCTTGGTAAGGGCTTGCACAGTTACGGTTGGTTCTTCTAA
- the lptB gene encoding LPS export ABC transporter ATP-binding protein, with amino-acid sequence MKIRLENVRKSYGKRLIVNRVSLSVAQGEVVGLLGPNGAGKTTTFYMTTGLERPDEGHVWLDDTELTRLPMTQRARLGIGYLAQEASIFRHLTVLENLLLVLQQTGIRGKQQRQRVEQLLSEFRLEKVAHTQGIRVSGGERRRTEIARALAVGSQGPKFLLLDEPFAGIDPIAVAEVQDIIARLRDQQMGILITDHNVRETLKITDRAYILRDGEILAAGSAEELAANPLVRQYYLGEDFVF; translated from the coding sequence GTGAAGATTCGCTTAGAAAATGTACGGAAGTCCTACGGCAAGCGCCTGATTGTGAACCGCGTCAGCTTGTCTGTTGCCCAAGGTGAGGTCGTTGGCCTGCTGGGCCCCAATGGTGCTGGCAAAACCACAACGTTCTATATGACCACCGGCCTTGAACGGCCCGATGAAGGGCATGTCTGGCTGGATGACACTGAACTCACCCGTCTGCCCATGACCCAACGGGCGCGGCTGGGGATTGGCTATTTGGCCCAAGAGGCCAGTATTTTTCGGCATCTGACAGTACTAGAGAATTTACTGCTAGTTCTGCAGCAGACCGGTATTCGTGGCAAACAACAACGCCAGCGCGTGGAACAGTTGCTGAGTGAATTTCGCCTCGAAAAGGTGGCGCATACCCAAGGAATTCGTGTCTCCGGTGGCGAGCGTCGCCGCACTGAGATTGCCCGCGCCTTAGCCGTCGGGTCCCAAGGACCAAAATTTCTGCTGCTGGATGAGCCCTTTGCGGGAATTGACCCGATCGCGGTTGCCGAAGTGCAAGACATCATTGCTCGACTGCGCGATCAACAGATGGGGATTTTGATCACTGACCATAACGTGCGCGAGACGCTGAAGATTACCGATCGCGCTTACATTCTTCGGGATGGAGAAATTCTGGCCGCTGGTTCCGCCGAGGAGTTAGCAGCCAATCCCCTTGTCCGCCAATATTATTTGGGTGAAGACTTCGTTTTCTAG
- a CDS encoding AI-2E family transporter translates to MRLGQWLGFTGILAAAYILWQLRQVMLLLFAAVVLAVIINHLARQLQQRLRWSRRLSLTVTLLGLTVVGGLLVALLMPPLLVQFQDLLELAPQGFAKLLDWVEERLVDIVQLLPGFSDDRSARLFVDSAIRDLIQSFGDRRNWTSFSQQLGPLARNFLSVFNNTVVAAAQLLLIVVLTLMMLSNPQSYRQTFLRLLPSFYRRRADEILNACEISLSDWFLGILISSSAIALFSWVGLMILGVKLALVNAIIAGFLNLIPNLGPTLSAVFPISVVLLDEPWKAWAVLVLYIIIQQLESYWLTPTIMARQVSLLPALTLIAQIVFASIFGLAGLILALPLAVVAKVFFEQVLIHDVLDRWQHLHYFKHPEWIGPHPESEQAAIAEAEEETF, encoded by the coding sequence ATGCGCCTCGGGCAGTGGCTTGGTTTCACCGGCATCCTAGCAGCCGCCTATATTCTCTGGCAGTTGCGGCAGGTGATGCTACTCCTCTTTGCGGCGGTGGTCCTTGCGGTGATCATTAACCACCTCGCCCGCCAGCTTCAGCAGCGGTTGCGCTGGTCGCGTCGCCTCTCACTGACCGTAACGCTGTTGGGGTTGACCGTGGTGGGTGGCTTGCTGGTTGCCCTGCTTATGCCACCCCTACTGGTGCAGTTTCAAGACCTACTCGAGTTGGCACCCCAGGGGTTTGCCAAGTTACTGGACTGGGTCGAAGAACGACTGGTTGACATCGTGCAACTGCTGCCAGGGTTTAGTGATGATCGCAGTGCCCGCCTCTTTGTTGATTCGGCGATTCGTGACCTCATTCAAAGTTTTGGCGATCGCCGCAATTGGACTTCCTTCTCTCAGCAGCTAGGTCCACTGGCGCGCAATTTTCTGTCTGTCTTTAACAACACAGTCGTCGCTGCTGCTCAGTTGCTTCTGATCGTCGTTCTGACACTAATGATGCTGAGCAACCCCCAATCCTATCGGCAAACTTTCTTGCGGTTGCTGCCCTCCTTCTATCGGCGACGAGCTGATGAGATTCTCAATGCCTGCGAAATTTCACTGAGCGATTGGTTCCTTGGAATTTTGATTAGCTCAAGTGCGATCGCACTCTTCAGCTGGGTTGGTTTGATGATTCTTGGTGTTAAGCTCGCTCTAGTGAATGCAATCATTGCGGGCTTCCTCAATTTAATCCCTAACCTTGGCCCAACCCTGAGCGCTGTTTTTCCTATCTCAGTGGTTCTTTTAGATGAGCCTTGGAAAGCTTGGGCAGTTTTAGTCCTTTACATCATCATTCAACAACTTGAAAGCTACTGGCTGACGCCGACAATTATGGCGCGGCAGGTTTCACTTTTACCTGCACTAACGCTGATTGCTCAGATTGTCTTCGCTAGTATTTTTGGGCTAGCCGGCCTGATTTTAGCGCTGCCTTTAGCTGTGGTTGCTAAGGTCTTTTTCGAGCAAGTGTTGATCCACGATGTCCTCGATCGCTGGCAGCATCTGCACTACTTCAAGCATCCCGAATGGATTGGCCCTCAT
- a CDS encoding DUF309 domain-containing protein gives MSDLLADPRYHEGIALFNQRQFYACHDIFEALWHEAIEPDRTFLQGILQIAVGLHHLSNLNRRGATILLGEGGARLQDYQPDYAAVDVSDLMAHSEPILQSLQALPDGDSGEAIAIGLGLRPGNAPNLSCPRLRLQTSGV, from the coding sequence TTGAGCGACTTGCTGGCCGATCCCCGCTATCACGAGGGGATCGCGCTCTTTAATCAGCGGCAATTCTACGCCTGTCACGACATCTTCGAAGCCCTCTGGCATGAGGCGATCGAGCCCGATCGCACCTTTTTGCAAGGTATTTTGCAAATTGCGGTGGGACTACATCATCTTTCGAACCTGAACCGGCGCGGTGCTACGATTCTGCTTGGGGAAGGGGGTGCCCGACTGCAGGACTATCAGCCGGACTATGCTGCGGTTGATGTCAGCGACCTAATGGCTCACAGTGAACCAATTCTGCAATCCCTACAAGCCCTGCCTGACGGGGATTCTGGTGAAGCGATCGCGATCGGTTTGGGACTGCGCCCAGGGAACGCGCCCAACCTGAGCTGTCCTCGGCTCCGTCTACAAACGAGCGGGGTATGA